The DNA window AGTCTTCCATATGGTCAATGGTACCAAAGCCATATGGATTGGTGCGCCAATCGTAATTTAAATTTATGGTTGGATAGGTATCAAGAGCATAAATGTTTACTATATCTGAATATAAGCAGGCACAAAAAGCATCGTTATGAAATAACGGAGCTTTTACACCCATAGCTCTTGCCATATCATATAAGTCCTGAATATAATTAGGCTCGGCTTCGTTAGTAGAGTATTCATTTTCGATTTGAAGAGCTATAACATTATGATATTCATTAATTAAAGGTATGATTCTTGAATACCATTCTTTTACTGCCTGCATATAAGAGTTTGAATGTACAAAATCTCCATCTTTTCTGTTCCTGATTATGACATCAGGCACATTAAATAGCCATGGAGGAAGTCCTCCAGCTGAAACCTCAGCATTAATATATGGACCAGGTCTTGCTATTACATATAATCCTAATTCAACTGTAATATCAAGTAATGCTCTTAAATCTTTTATATCGGTAAAATCGTAAATACCAGGTTGTTTTGAATGATAGCCCCAATTGAAATAAAGGTCAACGGCATTATACCCACAGGCTTTTATTTTACTTAACCTGTCTTTCCATACATTAATGCCGGGCACCCTGAAATAATGGAAGGCAGCACTTCTTATTAGCAGTCTTTCACTATCAATTTTTAGAGAATATTTATCAAAATCCAAGATCATATAAATATTTTTACCATTAACCTTATATTTTAGGCAATTGTATTAAAGTTTGAAATCTAATATTAGAAGATATTGAGTAGTATTAGGGACGTAATAAAAAATACGTAAGAATTTTTTATTAAATGATTTTTTCGCTGTCCTTGATACTTTATAATTAAAAAAAGGATGAGTTTAAATAGTCATAATTGCTATTTAAGGGTTCCATTAAGAATAAAATTCTTAATTTCTTAAAATTTCAACAGGGTTTAATTTTGAGGCATAAATGGCAGGAATTAGGCTTGATATTACAGAAAGAACGATTGCTAATAATGAAACACTTAAAATATCTGAAGTTTTAAGATCAATAGTTAAATTTTCTATGTGATATACATCAATAGGCAGATGTATAGGATTACTGAATAAATACCAGGCTAATATAAAGCCAACAGACATTCCTAAAAGAGTCCCGATAATGCCAAGAAATAACCCTTCCAATGAGTATAAAAATAGTAACTTTTGAGGAGTGAAGCCTATAGCAGATAAAATTCCAATCTGATTTTTGTTATTTAGAATTTGTATTGTCTGAGTTATTGTAATGGCAAGACAAGTAATGATTATAAGTAGTGATAATACTGTAAATACGACCTTTTTTTCAAAGTTAACAGCATTAATAAGAGCTTTATTGTCATCTTGCCAATTAGTAATTTGTATTTCGGGGTTAGTTGAGAGTATTTTTTGCGCTAGAATTTTTGCTTTGTTTGGATTATTAAGCCAAATTCCCTGATATGAGCTTGAAGTTGAGAATAGGGAGTCTTTTTCGAGATTTACTATATTTATATTCGGAGTAATTATAGTTGATGAATCGAAATTGTATAATCCGACTTTAAAGATTCCTGATACTTTTAGAGTAACAAAAGACGCCGGATCAGTCAGAATTTGAAGCTCATCCCCGACTTTAACGCCAAGATTTTCTGCAAGTTTATTTCCGATAATAATTTCCTGACCTTCAGGATATTTGCCGACTAATAAATTTTCAGGTTGCAACAACTGAGATAAAAATTTTGATTCTGTACCTTTTAAAATTACTCCTTGAGTAAACTCACTTTTTGGGTTTATAGCAAGAGCTTGAAGCTCTTTTATATGAATAATTTTAGCTATTTCTTCTTTTAATCCGGATAGATCAACATTATCGTTAATCATTATATTTATTTGAGGAGAAAAAGATATTATTTTATTAACTAATCTTGTCTCAAAGCCATTACATAAAGCTAAAGCAATATTTAAAGCACAAACACCAGCTGCAATCATGGCTATAATTAGCCCGTTGAGAGCTTTTTTGTACTTAAATCTTGATTTTATAATTAAAAAAATAGCTTTCATATCTTTTGCATTATATAGAGTTCTTGTAATAATATTATAAAAATATTTGAAATAAATTAGGAGGATAAGATGAAATTTTTGCATACGATGATAAGGGTTTCTAATATTGATGAATCACTTAAATTTTATCAGGAAGTTCTTGGTTTAAAAGTCTCAAAGACAATGGAATTAAAGGATAAAGCAACTCTATATTTTATGACTGATGAGAGAGGTTGCTGTGCAATAGAATTAACATACAATCATACTTTACCGGAAGGTGGCTATAATCACGGAAGTTATTTTGGGCATCTTGCTTTTGAGACAGAAAATATGGATAAATTCACTGAAAAGCTTAAGCAGCATGGTATGGATTATGATAGAGCACCTTTTAATATAACCGAAGAAGGTCCAAAAATTGCTTTTATTAATGATCCTGACGGTTATTCCATAGAATTGATCGAAAGAAAAAAAGAATATTACTAAAACTCAGATTGTTAGTTAAAAACCTATCCAGAAAATAAAAATTGTACAGTTGTCATTGCGAAGATTCCGAAGGAATCTGTGGCAATCTGTCCATTTTACAATTAAAAGCTATTATTCAAAATAGATCACTATGTCGATATTAATGTACAAATTTAATTATTTGTTGGACTGATTGATGATTTGATAATGTGGCTAAGCCACTCAGTTTACGTTGTAGCACTACTAATATTTAATTATATAATTTATCAGTTACAGACTTTAAAAAACCCTTCACCATCTTAGCTTGCTGCTTATACTCAAGCAAAAATGCATCGTGCCCGTAAGGAGATTCTATATCACAATAAGTTACTTCCTTATCAATTTTCATCAGGGTTTTTACAATATCTTTTGATTGTTCCGGCGGAAATAACCAGTCTGATGAAAATGAAATTACAAGAAATTTAGCACCAATCTGTTTAAAAGCTTTGGTTAAAGAACCATATTTTTGAGGAATATCAAAATAATCCATCGCTTTTGTTATGTAAAGATAACTATTTGCATCAAAACGATCTACAAAGCTCTTGCCCTGATATCTTAAATAGCTCTCAACCTGAAAATTTATATCAAAACTAAAATCCAGCTCTGTCTTATTTTGAAGTTTTCTGCCAAATTTTTGGTGCATGGATTCTTCACTTAAATAAGTAATATGCCCGATCATTCTGGCAATCGCAAGGCCCATTGCAGGAGCTTCACTATCATAATAATTGCCATTATTCCAGTTAGGATCAGATATAATTGCACTTCTTCCTACTTGATTGAAAGCAATGCCTTGAGCTGATAATCTGCTAGTAGAAGCAATAACTATAACTGATTTTACCATTTCAGGATAATTAATAGCCCATTCCATTGCTTGCATGCCACCCATTGATCCACCGGTAACACTTAAAAGACTTTGTATTCCAAGATAATCAATTAATTTCTTTTGGACTTTAACCATATCTTCCACGGTAATCATAGGAAAAGTAAGAGCATAAGGCTTTTGAGTTTCAGGATTAATAGAAGCAGGGCCCGTAGTGCCTTTACATCCACCAAGAATATTTGAACTAATAATAAAGTACTTATTAGTATCAAAAGCTCTACCTGGGCCGATCATATCATCCCACCAACCCGGTTTTTTATCTTCCTGAGAATGATAACCCGCAGCATGTGCATCCCCGGATAAAGCATGGAGAACTAATATAGCATTATCTTTATTCTCGTTTAGTTTCCCATAAGTTTCATATGCAACGGTTATTGGTCCAAAATCCAAGCCATTTTCAAGCTTAATTTTTTCAGAAAACGAGTAATACTTAGTTTCAACTATTCCGACTGAATTATCTAAGTTATTAAGCTCTTGTGAAGTGGTCATTTCTTGTTTACCTTTATCCTAGTGTATATATTTATTTTACTATTTAATTAACAAATCAAAG is part of the Candidatus Melainabacteria bacterium RIFOXYA2_FULL_32_9 genome and encodes:
- a CDS encoding homoserine O-acetyltransferase: MTTSQELNNLDNSVGIVETKYYSFSEKIKLENGLDFGPITVAYETYGKLNENKDNAILVLHALSGDAHAAGYHSQEDKKPGWWDDMIGPGRAFDTNKYFIISSNILGGCKGTTGPASINPETQKPYALTFPMITVEDMVKVQKKLIDYLGIQSLLSVTGGSMGGMQAMEWAINYPEMVKSVIVIASTSRLSAQGIAFNQVGRSAIISDPNWNNGNYYDSEAPAMGLAIARMIGHITYLSEESMHQKFGRKLQNKTELDFSFDINFQVESYLRYQGKSFVDRFDANSYLYITKAMDYFDIPQKYGSLTKAFKQIGAKFLVISFSSDWLFPPEQSKDIVKTLMKIDKEVTYCDIESPYGHDAFLLEYKQQAKMVKGFLKSVTDKLYN